From Phycisphaerae bacterium, the proteins below share one genomic window:
- the alaS gene encoding alanine--tRNA ligase — protein sequence MNHKTAAQIRQEFIDYFVQKCGHTFVPSSPCVPHDDPTLMFTNAGMNQFKDVFLGTGTRSYRRAANTQKCIRAGGKHNDLDDVGHDTYHHTFFEMLGNWSFGDYFKKEAIEWAWELLTKVWGVDPQRLHATYFEGDAAEGLEPDSEARDLWLKILPPERVHPGNKKDNFWEMGDTGPCGPCSEIHIDLTPDKSGGPLVNAGDARVMEVWNLVFIQFNRAADGKLSPLPAKHVDTGMGFERITSLLQGKKSNYDTDIFTPIFAAIRAVTGAPAYTGKLEAPADQSRDRKEAPSDPQIMVDVAYRVIADHLRTLTFALTDGATPSNEGRGYVLRRILRRAVRYGRQYLGTHEPFMCQLVPAVVECMGDAFPELTKSPQHVADIIRDEEQSFIKTLDRGIALFDEAANYAASHHHGRISGEDAFKLHDTYGFPIDLTELMAEERGMSVNIGEYERLMEEARERARSASKQESEELLSAVDAGFIERIPPCDDSAKYHLSESFESTIAACTNFGSRVPAVGAPIVIATRETCFYAEQGGQVGDTGTTSTSTGEIVIEIVQRHGDKIIHLGRIVKGSVAPGQLCRMSVSERRIPIMKNHTATHVMNWALREVLGDHVQQKGSLVDPDKTRFDFSHPSQVTDEQLGRIEELVNSQIEEDLEVFTAEADQKKAREINTLRAVFGEKYPDQVRVVSVGVPVDQLLDDPTNDEWMRYSVEFCGGTHVKRTSEIGRFRLVEESAVAKGIRRVTGVTAERALRAEADATAVARLLKVAAQADEMALPHRIAEITALMNQAELPVVERARFRADLAHLQERLKKVAKEQAKAGAADIVAKADQVLASAPRAGATAIITADMGTATIDQLRSACDSLRSRAGSAAILLAAENEGKVLLLAAMTPDVIAKGLKAGDLIKEIAPLVGGKGGGKPDLAQGGGPDVSRIGDVISAATASLKGRLA from the coding sequence ATGAACCACAAAACCGCCGCGCAGATTCGCCAGGAATTCATCGACTACTTCGTCCAGAAGTGCGGCCACACCTTTGTGCCGTCCAGCCCCTGCGTCCCCCACGACGATCCCACGCTGATGTTCACCAACGCGGGCATGAACCAGTTCAAGGACGTCTTCCTCGGCACGGGCACACGGTCCTATCGCCGCGCCGCCAACACGCAAAAATGCATCCGCGCCGGCGGCAAGCACAACGACCTCGACGACGTAGGTCACGACACGTACCACCACACGTTCTTCGAGATGCTCGGCAACTGGTCCTTCGGCGATTATTTCAAGAAGGAGGCGATCGAGTGGGCGTGGGAGCTGCTCACGAAGGTCTGGGGCGTCGATCCGCAGCGGCTGCACGCAACCTATTTTGAAGGCGACGCGGCCGAAGGTCTCGAGCCGGACAGCGAAGCCCGCGATCTATGGCTGAAGATCCTGCCGCCGGAGCGCGTCCACCCCGGCAACAAGAAGGACAATTTCTGGGAAATGGGCGACACCGGCCCCTGCGGCCCGTGTAGCGAGATCCACATCGACCTGACGCCGGACAAGAGCGGAGGACCGCTCGTCAACGCCGGCGACGCGCGGGTGATGGAGGTCTGGAACCTCGTCTTCATCCAGTTCAACCGCGCCGCCGACGGCAAGCTCTCCCCCCTCCCCGCCAAGCACGTCGACACCGGCATGGGCTTCGAGCGAATCACGTCGCTCTTGCAAGGCAAAAAAAGCAACTACGACACAGACATCTTCACGCCGATCTTCGCCGCGATCCGCGCAGTTACCGGTGCGCCGGCGTACACGGGGAAGCTGGAAGCACCGGCCGATCAGAGCCGCGACCGTAAGGAAGCGCCGAGTGATCCGCAGATCATGGTCGATGTGGCCTATAGGGTAATCGCGGACCATTTGCGCACTTTGACTTTTGCACTGACGGATGGCGCGACGCCCAGCAACGAAGGCCGCGGCTACGTCCTGCGCCGCATCCTCCGCCGCGCGGTCCGCTACGGTCGCCAATATCTTGGAACGCATGAACCGTTCATGTGTCAGCTCGTCCCCGCCGTCGTCGAATGCATGGGAGATGCATTTCCGGAACTGACGAAATCCCCGCAGCACGTCGCCGATATCATCCGCGACGAAGAGCAATCGTTCATCAAAACGCTCGATCGCGGCATCGCCCTCTTTGATGAAGCTGCCAACTACGCCGCGTCGCATCACCACGGCCGCATCAGCGGCGAAGATGCCTTCAAGCTGCACGACACTTACGGCTTCCCCATCGATCTTACGGAACTTATGGCCGAAGAACGCGGAATGAGCGTCAACATAGGCGAGTATGAGCGGTTAATGGAAGAGGCGAGGGAGCGAGCACGATCAGCCTCAAAACAAGAATCCGAGGAACTTCTCTCGGCCGTTGATGCCGGGTTTATTGAGCGTATTCCTCCCTGTGACGATTCGGCGAAATATCATCTCAGCGAATCGTTTGAATCCACGATTGCAGCATGTACGAATTTTGGTTCAAGAGTACCAGCAGTTGGGGCACCAATTGTCATCGCCACGCGCGAGACGTGTTTCTACGCCGAACAAGGAGGCCAAGTTGGAGATACGGGCACTACTAGTACCTCCACCGGCGAGATTGTCATAGAAATCGTCCAGCGACATGGTGACAAGATCATTCATTTGGGCCGGATTGTTAAAGGCAGTGTCGCCCCTGGTCAGCTTTGCCGGATGTCAGTATCCGAACGACGCATTCCCATCATGAAAAACCACACCGCCACCCACGTCATGAACTGGGCGTTGCGGGAGGTTCTCGGCGATCACGTGCAGCAAAAAGGCTCGCTCGTCGATCCGGACAAGACGCGATTCGATTTTTCACACCCCTCGCAAGTGACAGACGAGCAACTCGGCCGCATCGAGGAACTCGTCAACTCGCAGATCGAAGAGGACCTGGAGGTCTTCACCGCCGAGGCCGATCAGAAGAAGGCCCGCGAGATCAACACCCTCCGCGCCGTCTTCGGCGAGAAATACCCCGATCAGGTCCGCGTCGTCTCCGTCGGCGTCCCGGTCGATCAACTCCTGGACGACCCCACCAACGACGAGTGGATGCGCTACAGCGTCGAATTCTGCGGCGGCACGCATGTGAAGCGGACAAGCGAAATCGGCCGCTTCCGGCTCGTCGAGGAATCCGCCGTCGCCAAGGGCATCCGCCGCGTGACCGGCGTGACGGCCGAGCGCGCTCTGCGCGCCGAGGCCGATGCGACCGCGGTCGCCCGGCTGCTCAAAGTGGCGGCCCAGGCGGACGAGATGGCCCTGCCCCACCGCATCGCCGAAATCACTGCGCTCATGAATCAGGCGGAGCTGCCGGTCGTGGAGCGCGCGCGCTTTCGCGCGGATTTGGCGCACTTACAGGAACGCTTAAAAAAGGTCGCCAAAGAGCAGGCTAAGGCCGGGGCGGCGGACATCGTGGCGAAGGCCGATCAGGTGCTGGCAAGCGCGCCGCGCGCCGGAGCCACGGCCATCATCACCGCCGACATGGGAACGGCGACGATCGACCAACTCCGCAGCGCCTGCGACTCGCTCCGCAGCCGCGCGGGATCGGCGGCGATCCTGTTGGCCGCGGAAAACGAAGGAAAGGTTCTGCTGCTCGCGGCCATGACGCCGGATGTCATCGCCAAGGGCCTCAAGGCCGGCGATCTGATCAAGGAAATCGCCCCCCTCGTCGGCGGCAAGGGCGGCGGCAAGCCCGACCTCGCCCAGGGCGGCGGTCCGGACGTCAGCAGGATCGGCGATGTGATTTCCGCGGCAACGGCATCGTTGAAAGGCAGATTGGCATGA
- a CDS encoding thermonuclease family protein, with protein MSMRIVCALLDLVDTDTLLVQWEGAPRQVRLMDVQPEPAVAAARSPTHLGRRTLKWAREFLLENSSEVQVEFPSGRLEWSNSGRILAYVHTRGELYNARLIRDGRSPCFEKYGRPSIHRDAMERAELWARREGLGIWGDAARRDVYDRQKTWWRIRAGQVDDFRCLRAQGEDYFDCRLDYEGIVKHARAAATIVIFADLVRPFHLSDGSILIQLGSPHQPLSAYFPPAARPLALFIEREFVGEGKPNFLYFDAPLVMAGDQPQITVERFEQISTCPPKVAAQ; from the coding sequence ATGTCCATGCGGATCGTCTGCGCCCTTCTCGATCTTGTGGATACCGATACCCTTTTGGTTCAATGGGAGGGTGCGCCGCGGCAAGTCCGCCTGATGGATGTCCAGCCCGAGCCGGCGGTCGCCGCCGCCCGATCACCCACGCACCTCGGTCGCCGTACGCTCAAATGGGCCAGAGAGTTTCTGTTGGAGAATTCTTCCGAGGTCCAGGTCGAGTTTCCGTCCGGCCGCCTCGAATGGAGCAATTCGGGACGAATCCTTGCCTACGTCCATACCCGAGGCGAACTTTACAACGCCCGTCTTATTCGCGACGGTCGAAGCCCTTGTTTCGAGAAATACGGCCGCCCTTCCATTCACCGCGATGCCATGGAACGTGCCGAGCTATGGGCGCGCCGCGAAGGCCTGGGGATATGGGGCGACGCGGCACGGCGCGACGTGTACGATCGGCAAAAAACGTGGTGGCGAATCCGCGCGGGGCAGGTGGACGACTTCCGCTGCCTGAGGGCGCAGGGAGAGGACTACTTCGATTGCCGACTGGATTACGAAGGCATCGTCAAGCACGCCAGGGCCGCCGCGACGATCGTGATCTTCGCCGACCTGGTCCGGCCGTTTCACCTCTCCGATGGGTCGATCCTGATCCAACTCGGCAGCCCCCACCAACCGCTCTCCGCTTACTTCCCCCCCGCCGCGCGGCCGCTCGCCCTCTTCATCGAGCGCGAATTCGTCGGCGAAGGAAAGCCCAACTTTCTCTATTTCGACGCCCCGCTCGTGATGGCAGGCGATCAGCCGCAGATCACGGTGGAGCGATTCGAACAGATCAGCACTTGCCCGCCGAAGGTTGCCGCCCAGTAA
- a CDS encoding FG-GAP repeat protein, with the protein MTLFSTSKATAQCSPQELIKLTGSDAAASDQFGYSVSISASTAVIGAPFDDNSGGTDAGAAYVFTGSGAVWTEQAKLTPLDAAASDQFGFSVAVSGDTAVVGAYLDNHAGGSDAGSAYVFVRSGTTWTEQAKLIALDAQGSDWFGSTVAIDGDTIVIGAQREDPPGGTNAGAAYVFVRSGTVWTQQAKLTASDGAAQDRFGIAVAVHVDTTVIGAEADDQGLLMDTGAAYVFVRAGTSWSEQGKLTLLNAAANTFLGISAAVDGDTALIGANRDDLVGGADAGSAYVFTRSAGVWTQATGLSASDGAASDFFGDSVALSGNTALVGAAFDDIPAGSETGSAYVFFGAGNSWSEQDKLLASDAAATDYFGRSVALDGDIAIIGARQDDHAAGANAGAAYVFVLNCNVDGDLDGDGDSDADDTEIFVSVLLGLDMSEDHIIRADVNGSGQPDGLDIEPFVQAQTGV; encoded by the coding sequence GTGACACTATTTTCTACCAGCAAGGCCACCGCGCAGTGCAGCCCGCAGGAACTCATCAAGCTGACCGGCTCCGACGCCGCCGCCTCCGACCAATTCGGCTATTCCGTCTCCATTTCCGCATCGACCGCGGTAATCGGCGCGCCGTTCGACGATAATTCCGGCGGAACCGATGCCGGCGCCGCCTACGTCTTCACCGGCAGTGGCGCCGTCTGGACCGAGCAGGCCAAGCTCACTCCCCTCGACGCGGCGGCCTCTGACCAGTTCGGCTTTTCCGTTGCCGTCTCCGGCGACACCGCGGTCGTTGGCGCCTATCTCGACAATCACGCGGGCGGCAGCGACGCCGGCTCGGCTTACGTCTTCGTTCGGTCGGGAACCACCTGGACCGAACAAGCCAAGCTGATCGCCTTGGATGCGCAAGGCAGTGACTGGTTTGGATCCACCGTCGCCATCGACGGCGACACGATCGTCATCGGCGCCCAGCGCGAGGACCCGCCCGGCGGCACCAACGCCGGTGCGGCCTATGTCTTTGTCCGTTCTGGGACCGTCTGGACGCAACAGGCCAAGCTCACCGCCTCCGATGGCGCGGCCCAGGACAGATTCGGCATCGCCGTCGCCGTTCACGTGGACACCACCGTCATCGGCGCGGAGGCAGACGATCAGGGCCTTCTCATGGACACCGGCGCGGCCTATGTGTTCGTCCGGGCCGGCACCTCGTGGAGCGAGCAGGGCAAGCTGACGTTGCTGAACGCCGCCGCCAACACTTTCCTGGGAATCTCCGCCGCGGTAGATGGCGACACCGCTCTCATTGGAGCCAACCGCGACGATCTTGTCGGCGGCGCGGACGCCGGGTCCGCTTACGTCTTTACCAGATCCGCGGGCGTCTGGACCCAAGCCACCGGTCTTTCCGCCTCGGATGGCGCCGCCAGCGACTTTTTCGGCGACTCCGTGGCCCTCTCCGGCAACACCGCCCTCGTGGGCGCCGCCTTCGATGACATCCCTGCCGGAAGCGAGACCGGTTCGGCTTATGTCTTTTTCGGCGCGGGCAATTCATGGAGCGAGCAGGACAAACTTCTCGCCTCCGACGCCGCCGCGACGGACTATTTCGGCCGCTCGGTCGCACTCGACGGCGATATTGCGATCATTGGAGCCCGGCAAGACGATCACGCCGCCGGGGCCAACGCTGGCGCGGCCTACGTCTTTGTCCTCAACTGCAACGTGGACGGCGATCTGGACGGGGACGGAGACAGCGACGCCGACGACACCGAGATCTTCGTCAGCGTCCTTCTGGGCCTCGACATGAGCGAGGACCATATCATACGCGCAGACGTCAACGGCTCCGGTCAACCCGACGGACTCGATATTGAGCCTTTCGTTCAGGCCCAGACCGGCGTTTGA
- a CDS encoding DNA translocase FtsK 4TM domain-containing protein, giving the protein MDEPADAPATTLRNCRHIALLVFCAFAWVAILTFDNGDWPNTAVWPQPDPVHNGCGRAGAWISFQLMHYLGEGTFPLLLVLTFGALLQLARRPITGVVLRLIGLALLTSATAASSALMDVRLAGGLVEGRGGILGIALAAVLKTGFSTWGAWLVLIAAHIVGLLLTADDLLVRAPQGANWLRRKFSDLIEALRSAGTAGPTLTPVMMGAGNVAVASPPSRKRSEPAREEAVRTEEVEDEELDGIESAGGLEAELESVPVDDPATLPERELIIKMLGRDRVEGKAPKSAWPTELGDYVLPPLSLLRDPEGRYSAAQEGLVRDQAAILQRTLAEFRIEVQVVEIDTGPVITMFELELSAGTKVSQIQHLANDIARALKAPAVRVVAPIPGKHTIGIEVPNVNKEKVRLKELIMLGGVKPTRMALPVFIGKNASGDPLICDIATMPHMLIAGTTGSGKSVSINTLVMSILMTQRPDHVKLILVDPKMVELSVFKEIPHLMCPIVTDMQRAEMILQWATTKMDERYELLAEAGVRDIANFNRLGKEEIYNRFQPSTEEEKRQIPTHLPYILILIDELADLMMTSGKEVEHHLSRLAQKSRAVGIHLVVATQRPQANVVTGLVKSNLPCRVAFRVASRMDSRIVLDQNGAEVLMGEGDMLFLPPGSAKLVRAQGTYIEDDELRAVIKDLAAKARPEFHHELQRLKPDGDESSGERDPLFDRAVSIIVETKRGSVSLLQRRLEVGYSRASRLIDQMAAAGIVGEYKGSQAREVLITDKEWGAIRKQRDGEVSGGNYRADMEAHDDDRYGSADLDEGVPDLIDDRSDIRG; this is encoded by the coding sequence ATGGATGAACCGGCGGACGCGCCCGCAACTACGCTTCGTAACTGTCGACACATCGCGCTGCTTGTGTTCTGCGCGTTCGCCTGGGTGGCGATACTGACATTTGACAACGGCGATTGGCCGAACACGGCCGTGTGGCCGCAGCCCGATCCGGTGCACAACGGTTGCGGCCGGGCCGGGGCGTGGATTTCGTTTCAATTGATGCATTATCTCGGGGAAGGCACGTTTCCGTTACTGCTGGTGCTGACGTTTGGCGCGCTGCTCCAGCTTGCCCGCCGGCCCATCACAGGCGTCGTACTACGCCTTATTGGATTAGCTCTGTTGACGTCCGCGACGGCGGCATCGTCGGCGCTGATGGACGTCAGGCTCGCCGGCGGTCTTGTCGAGGGCCGCGGCGGCATCCTCGGGATCGCCCTCGCCGCTGTACTCAAGACGGGGTTTTCGACGTGGGGGGCTTGGCTGGTCCTCATTGCTGCCCACATCGTGGGGTTGCTGCTGACGGCCGATGATCTGCTGGTACGCGCTCCCCAAGGCGCGAATTGGTTGCGACGCAAGTTCAGCGATCTCATTGAGGCGCTGCGCAGTGCGGGCACGGCTGGACCAACACTGACGCCGGTGATGATGGGCGCGGGGAATGTCGCCGTGGCATCGCCGCCTTCTCGAAAAAGGAGCGAGCCCGCGCGGGAAGAGGCAGTGCGAACGGAGGAAGTTGAAGATGAAGAGCTGGACGGCATCGAATCAGCGGGGGGATTGGAGGCCGAGCTTGAATCCGTGCCCGTCGACGACCCCGCCACGCTGCCGGAGCGGGAGCTGATTATCAAAATGCTCGGGCGGGACCGCGTGGAGGGCAAGGCGCCCAAGAGCGCGTGGCCGACGGAGTTGGGGGATTACGTACTGCCGCCGCTTTCGCTTCTGCGCGATCCCGAAGGGCGTTATAGCGCGGCGCAGGAAGGCCTTGTCCGCGATCAGGCCGCCATCCTCCAGCGCACGCTGGCGGAGTTTCGCATCGAGGTCCAGGTCGTCGAGATCGACACCGGGCCGGTCATCACGATGTTCGAGCTGGAACTATCAGCGGGGACGAAGGTGAGCCAGATTCAGCACCTGGCAAACGACATCGCGCGGGCGCTGAAGGCGCCGGCGGTTCGTGTCGTCGCGCCGATCCCCGGCAAGCACACGATCGGGATCGAAGTGCCCAACGTGAACAAGGAGAAAGTGCGGCTGAAGGAACTGATCATGCTCGGCGGCGTAAAGCCGACGCGGATGGCGCTGCCCGTGTTCATCGGAAAGAACGCCAGCGGCGACCCGCTGATCTGCGACATCGCGACGATGCCGCACATGCTCATCGCGGGGACGACGGGCAGCGGAAAGTCCGTCAGCATCAATACGCTGGTCATGTCGATCCTCATGACACAGCGGCCCGACCACGTAAAGCTGATCCTTGTCGATCCGAAGATGGTCGAGCTGTCCGTCTTCAAGGAAATCCCGCACCTCATGTGCCCCATTGTCACCGACATGCAGCGTGCAGAGATGATCCTCCAGTGGGCGACGACCAAGATGGACGAGCGGTACGAACTGCTGGCGGAGGCGGGGGTCCGCGACATCGCCAACTTCAACCGACTGGGCAAAGAGGAGATTTACAACCGCTTCCAGCCCTCGACGGAGGAAGAGAAGCGCCAGATCCCGACGCACTTGCCATACATCCTGATCCTGATCGACGAGTTGGCGGACTTGATGATGACCAGTGGCAAGGAGGTCGAGCATCATCTGTCTCGCCTGGCCCAGAAGAGCCGCGCAGTCGGCATTCACCTCGTCGTCGCGACGCAGCGACCGCAGGCCAACGTCGTCACCGGGCTCGTCAAGAGCAATCTCCCGTGCCGCGTTGCCTTCCGCGTGGCGAGTCGAATGGACTCGCGGATCGTGCTCGATCAAAACGGTGCTGAGGTTCTCATGGGTGAGGGCGACATGCTGTTCCTGCCGCCGGGTTCCGCAAAGCTCGTTCGTGCACAGGGCACGTATATCGAGGACGACGAGCTTCGAGCTGTCATCAAAGACCTCGCGGCGAAGGCCCGGCCGGAGTTCCACCATGAATTGCAGCGCCTCAAGCCGGATGGCGACGAGTCGTCGGGTGAGCGCGATCCACTGTTCGACCGGGCGGTCTCGATCATCGTGGAGACAAAGCGGGGCAGCGTGAGCCTGCTCCAGCGCCGGCTGGAAGTCGGCTATTCGCGCGCGAGCCGCTTGATCGATCAGATGGCGGCCGCAGGCATCGTGGGCGAGTACAAGGGCAGCCAGGCCCGCGAGGTATTGATCACTGACAAGGAGTGGGGCGCGATTCGCAAGCAGCGCGACGGCGAGGTCTCAGGCGGGAACTATCGGGCCGACATGGAGGCGCACGATGACGATCGCTACGGCTCGGCCGATCTCGACGAGGGCGTCCCCGATCTTATCGATGATCGTAGCGACATCCGCGGCTGA
- a CDS encoding type II secretion system protein: MNRRGFTLIELLVVISIIAVLISILLPALSAAKESGAIALCQSNFRELTKTANMYMDDEDKATQPWYLTIQNLNPSYVSEFIFGGFQHERPHPDYGDQTDTRITPTNLRPYNKYIAPGITTKTIIKSYVCPSDKSDNTPTVNQDTPDIEDAEIFPSWQVNGNSYALNWYWQESPPWFGGMYDDIDSFSTAGTDMLRLKVGGEAGRFVIFMENTMNGYMYDARPSSGEYGQSVLQDLGVGWHRKYSTYSMGFLDGHAEYRYIDTRYTGDAGYDIWPSKITQMQGQ, from the coding sequence ATGAACAGAAGAGGTTTTACGCTTATTGAACTCTTGGTCGTGATCTCGATCATCGCGGTCCTGATCTCGATCCTGTTGCCGGCCCTGAGCGCCGCCAAGGAGTCGGGCGCCATCGCCCTTTGTCAGTCTAACTTTCGTGAACTGACCAAGACGGCGAACATGTACATGGACGACGAAGATAAGGCGACTCAACCCTGGTACCTTACGATTCAGAACTTGAATCCCTCGTATGTGTCCGAGTTTATCTTCGGAGGATTTCAGCACGAGCGTCCGCATCCGGATTATGGTGACCAAACCGATACGAGAATCACACCGACAAATTTGCGTCCGTACAACAAATACATCGCACCAGGTATCACAACTAAGACCATCATCAAATCCTACGTCTGTCCCTCAGACAAGTCGGACAATACGCCAACGGTCAACCAAGATACCCCGGATATCGAGGACGCTGAAATATTTCCATCCTGGCAGGTCAATGGAAACAGTTATGCTCTGAACTGGTATTGGCAAGAGTCTCCTCCCTGGTTCGGGGGCATGTATGATGACATCGACAGCTTCAGCACCGCCGGCACCGATATGCTTCGCCTGAAAGTCGGTGGAGAAGCGGGGCGGTTTGTCATCTTCATGGAAAACACGATGAACGGTTACATGTATGACGCTCGCCCTTCCAGTGGGGAATACGGGCAAAGCGTCCTTCAGGACCTCGGCGTGGGATGGCACAGAAAGTACTCAACCTATTCGATGGGTTTCCTGGATGGACACGCCGAGTACCGGTATATCGATACGCGCTACACGGGCGACGCCGGTTACGATATCTGGCCGTCGAAGATCACTCAGATGCAAGGGCAATAA
- a CDS encoding prepilin-type N-terminal cleavage/methylation domain-containing protein, which produces MKRSAFTLIELLMTIAIIAILISLLLPALGGARETANIAYCLSNLGTLGKTAMMYMDDVGRPTQPWYVAPFGYLNIGTVSEYSYGGFRHSRPNPDPRFSHLDTFLLPTGERPYNKYIAPGHGEGSPIKAYICPSDKSWTTPLVGDQLPENFPPEDAFASWEVNGNSFAINWYWLQAPPWYGEESWYANLDAFSRAGEEMMTRKVGGEAAKFVLFTESCMNYFMYDARPRSETYGNSPLQTFGPGWHKKWTTYSVGYLDGHAEFRRVDTRYSDDTGFDIWPTLR; this is translated from the coding sequence ATGAAGCGATCTGCATTTACCCTGATCGAGCTCTTGATGACCATTGCCATCATCGCAATTCTCATCTCCCTGCTTCTCCCCGCGCTCGGCGGGGCCCGCGAAACCGCGAACATCGCCTACTGCCTGTCCAACCTCGGGACCCTCGGCAAGACCGCGATGATGTACATGGACGACGTGGGCAGGCCGACCCAGCCGTGGTACGTGGCGCCCTTCGGGTACCTCAACATCGGCACCGTCAGCGAGTACAGCTACGGCGGATTCCGGCACTCGCGGCCGAATCCCGATCCCCGGTTTTCACATCTGGATACGTTCCTCCTTCCAACGGGGGAGCGACCGTATAACAAGTACATCGCTCCGGGTCATGGCGAGGGCTCGCCGATCAAGGCGTACATCTGCCCGTCGGACAAGTCGTGGACGACGCCGCTGGTGGGGGACCAGCTTCCCGAGAATTTTCCGCCGGAGGACGCCTTCGCGTCGTGGGAGGTGAATGGCAACAGCTTCGCGATCAACTGGTACTGGCTCCAGGCGCCGCCGTGGTATGGGGAGGAGTCCTGGTACGCGAACCTGGATGCGTTTTCGCGGGCCGGCGAGGAGATGATGACGCGCAAGGTCGGCGGGGAGGCGGCGAAGTTCGTCCTCTTTACCGAGAGCTGCATGAACTACTTCATGTACGACGCCCGGCCGCGGAGCGAGACGTACGGGAACAGTCCGCTGCAAACCTTCGGTCCCGGTTGGCACAAGAAGTGGACCACCTACAGCGTCGGGTACCTCGACGGCCACGCCGAGTTTCGCCGGGTCGATACGCGTTACAGCGACGACACGGGCTTTGACATTTGGCCGACGCTGCGCTGA
- the panB gene encoding 3-methyl-2-oxobutanoate hydroxymethyltransferase — MNQREKITLSTLRARKKSKTPITMLTAYDFPTAQIEEAAGIDCILVGDSAAQVVLGHGTTLQATMDYMITITAAVRRGAPGAFLIGDMPYLSFNINTEEAIRNAGRFMAEAGCDCVKIEGDGRIAPTVGALAAATIPVMVHLGLRPQAVHQFGGYRAQGRDAVSAQRLIADARLMQEVGACALLLEAVPPEPARIIAERTPLPVIGCGAGPFCDGHVVVLHDMLGLSPGPLPRFVKTYATVRETIAKAVGTYISDVLGRRYPGEEHSYRMDPGEETALKEGCLDGHLNG, encoded by the coding sequence GTGAACCAGCGGGAAAAGATCACCCTTTCGACCCTCCGCGCCCGGAAGAAATCCAAGACGCCGATCACGATGTTGACGGCGTACGATTTCCCCACGGCGCAAATCGAGGAGGCCGCGGGGATCGATTGCATCCTCGTCGGTGACTCCGCGGCGCAGGTCGTGCTTGGGCATGGCACGACGCTTCAGGCGACGATGGACTACATGATCACCATCACCGCCGCCGTTCGCCGCGGCGCGCCGGGCGCCTTCCTGATCGGCGATATGCCGTACCTTTCGTTCAACATCAACACGGAGGAGGCGATCCGCAACGCCGGTCGTTTCATGGCCGAGGCCGGCTGCGATTGCGTCAAGATTGAGGGTGACGGCCGGATCGCCCCGACCGTCGGTGCGTTGGCCGCCGCTACCATCCCGGTCATGGTTCACCTGGGACTTCGACCCCAAGCCGTCCATCAGTTTGGAGGCTACCGGGCCCAGGGACGAGATGCCGTTTCAGCCCAACGGCTGATTGCCGATGCCCGCCTGATGCAAGAGGTGGGGGCCTGTGCCCTCCTCCTGGAGGCGGTCCCGCCGGAGCCGGCCCGGATAATCGCTGAAAGGACCCCCTTGCCAGTAATTGGGTGCGGGGCGGGCCCTTTTTGCGATGGCCACGTGGTCGTACTGCATGACATGCTGGGGTTGTCGCCGGGCCCTTTGCCGAGGTTTGTGAAGACCTACGCAACCGTACGGGAAACGATTGCAAAGGCTGTAGGGACATATATCTCCGACGTTTTGGGGAGGCGGTACCCGGGGGAAGAACACTCCTATCGCATGGACCCAGGCGAGGAAACGGCCTTGAAAGAGGGGTGTCTGGACGGCCATTTGAACGGCTAG
- a CDS encoding rhodanese-like domain-containing protein encodes MSSEVEEMNPAEVNALLVAHSPDFVLLDCREPEEIAIARIDGALHIPMGEIPSRLQSLDPAKEYVVFCHHGVRSAHVVSFLRKQEFERVRNMTGGIDAWSRDVDPTVPRYD; translated from the coding sequence ATGTCATCGGAAGTTGAAGAGATGAACCCCGCCGAGGTCAATGCCCTCCTCGTGGCGCACTCGCCCGATTTCGTCCTCCTCGATTGCCGCGAGCCGGAGGAAATTGCCATCGCGCGCATCGACGGCGCCCTGCACATCCCCATGGGCGAAATCCCCTCGCGCCTGCAATCGCTCGACCCGGCGAAGGAATACGTCGTCTTCTGCCATCACGGCGTCCGCAGCGCCCACGTTGTATCCTTTCTGCGAAAGCAGGAGTTCGAACGCGTTCGCAACATGACCGGCGGCATCGACGCCTGGTCACGCGACGTAGACCCGACCGTCCCGCGGTACGATTGA